A segment of the Cystobacter fuscus DSM 2262 genome:
ACGCCCTGGCCATCCGGGCTGAAGGCCACCGCCCGGAGGCGGGCGTCGTGCCGGAGGGGCTCGTGCAGCAGCTCGCCCTTGTCCACACGCCAGAGGCGCGCGGCGTTGTCTTCACTGGCCATGACCACGGTCTGGCCATCGGGACCGAAGGCCAGGGCGGTCACGGCCTTGTCACGTGGCGGGAGCACGGGCGGAGAGGAGGGGGTGACCCGCCACAGCCAGGCGTGCTTGTCGTCGCTGGCGGCGGCCACACTCTGGCCATCCGGGCTGAACGCGACGGCGTTGACGGATTGCCCATGGGGCAGGAGCACCAGCTGCCGTCCGGTGTCGACTTCCCACAGGCGCGCGGTCTTGTCGCCGCTGGCGGTGGCCACGCTCCTGCCATCCGGGCTGAAGGCCACGGACGTGACGGCCTTGTCATGGGTGAGGATCTGGCCGGGGAGCAGCACCACGCTGGGCTCGCGGGTGGCCACCTCCCACAGACGCGTGGTCTTGTCGTCGCAGGCGGTCGCCATGAACTTGCCATCCGGGCTGAAGGCCACGGCGTTGACGGGGAGTTGATGGAGCAGGGGCACGGACTGGGATTCTCCGGTGGCCGTGTTCCACAGGCGCACGGTGTTGTCCGTGCTGGCGGTGGCGAGGAGCTTGCCATCGGGGCTGAAGGCCACGGCGGTGACGCGACGCAGATGCTTCAGGGGCCTGGCCAGGGGTTGGCCCGTGGCCGTGCTCCACAGGCGCGCGGTGCCATCATCACTGGCGGTGGCCACGCTCTGGCCATCCGGGCTGAAGGCCACGGCGTTGACGGAGCCCGCGTGGGGGCGGGGCTTGCCCAGGGGTTGGCCCGTGGCCGTGCTCCACAGGCGCGCGGTGCCATCATCACTGGCGGTGGCCACGCTCTGTCCATCCGGGCTGAAGGCCACGGCGGTGACGGCGTCGGCATGGCGCAACACCAGGCGCTGGCTCCCCGTGGAGGCATCCCAGAGCCGCGCCGTCTTGTCCTCTCCGGCGGAGAGGACCCATCTGCCATCGGGGCTGAAGGCCACCGCCAGGACATTGCCCCCATGCGCCAGACGTGTCCGGGCCCCGCGGAGCTGAACGAGCGCGCGCACGAGCAAGTCCATGGCCTCGGAGGAGGCATGGATCCGAGCGGCTTCCATGAAGAGAGCGGTGCTGAGGGACAGGTCCGAGGAAGCGGCGCGCAGCGTGGCATCCGCCTGGTTGAGGAACACATAGGAGGCGGCCTCGCGCCGCTGCTGATCGACCTGGAGCCTGGCGCGGGTGGTTTCCTGCTCCGCCAGAATTTTGTTCTCCTGGGCCTGGCTCGCCTCCTCCTGCAGCCGCTGCGCGTCCTTGCGGAATCGGTCGGCCTCTCTCTTGGCGTGGCTGGCGTCTTCCTGGAGCCTTTTCGTCTCTTGCTGGAGTCTTTGAGCCTCGGTTTGGATTTTCTGAGCCTTCTCCACCGCCTGTTGCAGGGCGGCCCTGGCCGCTTCTCCGACCTTCCGCGCCTCGTCCAATTCCTGGGTGGTCGCCAGGCGAGCGCTTTCCGCTTGCTGCCGGGCGCTTTGCGTCTCCCGGAGTTCTATGGACAAAAGCACGAAGGCAGGCAGGAGCACGCTGACGACCACGATTACCAGCCCGAGGGTGGTCAGAGAGACCCGCCGGACCACCTGCCAATCCACCGGGAGCAGGCTTCGGGCCCAGGCCACGGTGAAGACACGCTCATAGATGGCGTTGCGCACCCGCAACACCTCGCCCTCGCGGCGCACCACCCCCGAGAGCTTGAGGTGCGCCTTCACCAGCGCCCGCTCCTCGTCGAGCACCCGCCGGCCGCGGCGGATGTCCTGGTAGGTCCGCAGCACCCGCTCCGGGTCCGGCGCCCGCCGCGTCAGCATGTCGCGCACGAACACCAGGTTGTTGTCCTGGAAGCTCTTCTCCGCGAAGAAGGTCCGCTCCACCACCTGCCACACGCCCTGGCGTGTCCAGGCGCCGCCGCCGGTGCGCTGCTGTTCGTCCACCAGGGCCTGGCACAGCCGCTGCGTCAGGTAGGGGTGTCCTCCCGTCCACTCCAGCACCCACTCCAGGGTCCGCTGTCCGTCCGCGGCCGACTCCGCGAGGCCCTCGGCCAGCGGCGCCGCCTCTTCCAGGGTGAAGTCCGTCAGCTCCACCCGCTGCCCCAGGTTGAAGGGGGTGCGCTTCTCGTCCTGGATGAGATCTCCCGGCGTGGCCACGCCCACGAGCACGAAGGAGAGCCGCGCCAGCTCCGGGTTGCTCGCCCGCGTGTTGTAGAGGTAGCGGATGGCGGCGTAGAAGTCGTCGGTGAAGCCCATGCCCAGGGTGGTGTCGATCTCGTCCACGAACACCACCACGCGCTGTTGCACCTCCGCGAGCACCACCTCCTCCAGGAAGCGCGTCAGACGCTGCACGGGCCCCTGCTCGCGGTGGCGGCTCCACCACTCGGCCGCGTCCGTGCTCAGCTCGAGCTGCTCCTGGAGGACGACGAGCAATCCCACGTACCACTGGTCCGCCGTCACCTGCTTGCCAATGCGCGTCAGGTCGATGATGACCGAGCGGATGTCCTCCTCGTAGAGCTGCTCGGCGGTGCGCACCATCAGGCTCGACTTGCCCATCTGCCGCGCGGTCAGGACGAAGGCAAAGGTGCCCGCCCGGCACAGTGCCACCATCTCCGAGTCCGCTCTCCGGGCCAGGTACACCCCCCCGCCCGCCTGCACCGTCCCGCCCACTGTATACAGGTGCGTGTCGCTCACGCCGCGAGTATCAGGCAGTCGCCACCTACGCGTCCCTCTTTATTTCAGAGCGCTCCTCTGACTGCCTCTCGAACGTGGCGGGCGGAATCGACACACTCCAAGTCATCGCACGGCACACCGGAGGACAGGGCACTTCTGTCCTTTCCCTTTCGAAACTTGTAAATCCAGAAAATATGTTGAAGGCCAAGGTAACTGTGTATCCTCCACTGTCGAGCCTCACGGCGGACGGGAGTTCCCGGTTCGTGGCCGACAGGTCCTGCGAGCGTGATGGCATGCACTGCTCTGCTCGGAAGGACGACCGGATGAATTGGCTGAAGCCTGCCTTGAAGCCCACCTTGAAGCCCACTTTGTCACTGTGTGCGTTGCTGTCCCTCGCGGCGTGCGGTCCCCTCGAGGACGAGGGTCCGTTCCCCGGTGACGCGCTGGCCATCCAGGAGCAGGAAGCGATCTCCTCCTGCGTGGCGCCCACCGAGGCACAGTGCTGGAAGTTGCTGCCCACGGACACCAACTTCGGCGGAAGGACCACGGCCTGGAACGCCGCGCACTACGCCCTGCGGCCCAACAGCCCGAGCAAGAGCAGCTTGGTGGTGATGCTGCACGGAGTGGGCTCGAGCGCCGGCAACTTCTATCACAGCACCGCCTACGCCACCGCGACGACCAGCTTCTTCGCGAGCGCCGTGAACAAGGGCTATCGCGTGCTTGGAATCACGCACCGCAACTCCCCGAACATCCGGGAGGTGTGCGGCACCAACGTGGACTGCCACCTGCCCACGCGCCGCACCTTCATCACCGGCGTCGTGCAGCCGGGCTCCGCCGTGACGGACATGGGCTACTACGATGGCATCGAGGCCCGCCTCATCCGCCTGCTCGTGACCCTGCGCGATGGTCAGGACCCGTCCGGCGGGTGGGGGGCCTACCTCACGCCCTCCAACTGCACGGGCACCCGGAACACGGCCATCCCCTGCGGCATTGTCTGGAACAAGCTCATCGTCGCGGGACACTCCCAGGGCGCGGGGCATGCCGCCGTCATCGGCAAGGATCACCTGGTGGACACGGTCGTCATGCTCGCCGGCCCGACCGACCGCACTCCCGAGCAGACGGTTCCCAGCTACACGCTGGCTTCGAGCGGACTGGCGACTCCCGCGGGCGGCGGCAACTACCGGGGCCTGGTTCATGGCAAGGACAGCTTCGTGACGGCGTCGACCATCCACTGGGACGCCAGCCGGTTGAACGCCGGGGCCCATGGGAAGACGACCACGAGCACCGCCGATCACTGCGGCACGTCTCCGCACTCGTGCGTCATCGAGAGCGCTTCGTTCTACACCACCTGGCAGGGATTCTGGCCGTAGCCCTGGTGCTGCTCGAGCCGATACCGCACCTGAAGGGTGGTCAGCTCCGCCAGGTGCGGTGGACGCGCTCACCCGGCGCCCCTCGTCACCGGAGCCTGGGCCGAGGTCGACGGCCCGGTCGCTCCGCGCCACGACGCGCTATTCCGACCGAGGCGGCTGCACCGTCTGCGGCATCCCAAAGAACTGCCTCAGGCTACCCTGGAGGTGGTCCAGCTCCTCCTTCTGGAACTGGCGCTGTTCGATCTCGCTCTTCATCGCGTTGCTGACCTTGATCGCTTCGGCGGTATTTCCTACGAGGGTCCTCGTCTCCTGGTTGTAAATATTGTTCACCACCTTCTTCCCATTCACCTTCTCGCCCGTATTGTCCGCCCTGTTCACTTCCTTGAGGGCGTCGCTCGGCTCGTCATGGTTTGCAAGCGCGGTCTTGAGCTGGAGCTCTATTTTATCAGGTATTTCCCCGCTCGAATTTTTTTGATCGATTGAGCTATTGATGTGTGCCTTGAGTTGGCGGCGATCATCACGGGTCGCTCTCATGGGACCGGCGCCCTCGCCGAGATCGGAGAGCGTCTCCAGCGGCCGCTGCGGCTCGAGTGCTCCGCTGCGCATTCCGACCATGATACAGCCCTTGTCCCTCAGCTTCGTCATGGCGTAGAGCTGATGCGTGCGACCCTGGAGGCCCTCCGGCATCTTGTCCCAGAAACTCATGAGCTGATTCTTGTCGGCGGTCTCCTGGCCGATCGGGTCGCCCACGAGGTATGTCTTCTTACCGAGATCCTCGGCTGTTTTGGTGATTTGGGCCAGCGCGAACTCGTTATTCGGCCCTTTTTCACCCGCTTCTGTCATTTTCTTGAAAGTCTCATGCGAGTTATCCACCGCCTCCAACTTCACCCGGCCAGATGCAGTGGCTTCATCGACTCCATTGGCCTTGAGGGAGTCAACGTAGAATTTCTTGAGTTCATTGGCATCCCGCGACTCCTTGGCATCACCCTTGGTGTACAGGACATCGACTGTCGCCCGATCATTGAGGAGGAGAGAGGCGCAGATGGCATTGCGATCGCCACTCATGTAGGCGCCCTGTGCGATGGATTGGGGTTTGTTCGACGGTGAGCCGATCAAACCAGCCTGCTCCAACTTCTCTTTGATCTTCGCATCGGGGATGATCCGGGCTTCGCTGGAAGAGGGATCGACTGTCGCAGCCAGTGGTTGCGCCACCACCGGGACGGGGGGTTTTGGTCCCTTCGTGGTGGCCGCATTTTGGGTGTTGAGGTGATTGCGCAAATCCGTCTGATAGCTGTAATTCCTGGCGACCTTTTTCTGGCGTGCGACCAGATCCTGCTTCGACATTGGCGGTTGTGCGCCTTCCGGTATCACCTGCTGCTTGAGAGGGCCCGGCTTATTATCCTAGACCCACGAATCCCTGACCTTGGTATTGAGCTCCTTCTCGAACAGCGAGTCGACCGTCACATTGGGTTTCGGTTCATTGGGATTTACCTCCTTGGCCAGGTTATTGTTCAACCTGTGCGCACCGGGGTCGAACGGCCTTTGTGGCGTGCTGATTTTCGCCATGAACCGAATTATACGGATCTGGCCATATCCCAACAATCGGCTGGCGCTAGATTTTTCTGGAGCGGCTGATGGCGGGGCTACTCGTTCCTTGACGCACATGGCGTGTTCTCCCGACTCTCGAGAAACGAGGGTCCAACATTGAAGAAGCCCGCCGTCATGCCCTGCTCGCTGAAGCGAGCCAGCCAGGGGGTGGCATCGGCCTGTATGGGTTGTCTTGTCTTGGACTCCGCAGCCGCCCTGCCTGTCGCTGTAGGCGGGTGGAAGTTTGTGGCGACACGCGACGGGGCACCGAGGCGAAGCACTCGGTCCACACATCCGCCACCCTGCTGGGCTAGCATGCGGCCACATGCTCTTCGGACGGAAAACCCCCCCTTCTCGCTCGGAGCTCATCGTCGCGGCGGATCGCGCCCGCTCCAAAGGCAAACTCAAGCGGGCCATTAGTGGTTACCGCAAGGCGCTGGAGTTGGAACCGAAGGATCCCGCGGTGCTCGGCAAGCTGGCGCCGCTGCTCGCCCGGACGAATGAAACCGAGGCCTCGCTCAAGCTCTTCCGGGAGGCGGCCCAGGTCCACCTGGACAAGGGCTTCGCCGACAAGGCGCTGGCCGTCTATACCCAGGCGGCCGAGACGTTCCCGGCCCAGGTGGCCCTGTGGCAGCAGGTGTCGCGGATGCACCTGGAGAAGGGGCGTCAGGCCGACGCGGTGCGGATGCTCCTGCGCGGCCGCTTCGCCCTCCAGCGCAAGCACGAGCGCCCCCAGGCCATCATCCTGTTGAGGGAAGCCTTGAAGCTGGATCCCTCGCTCTTCGCGCCGAGGTTGGATCTGGCGCGGCTGCTCGCCCGGCAGAAGCAGCCGGCCGAGGCCCAGGCGTTGATCGAGCCGATGCTGCACCTGACGGGCGCACAGCTCCGTCAGGTGCGGTGGACGCAGCTGTGCATCGCTCCCGGGTTCGGCAACGCGTGGTCGTGGCTACGGGCCGCGCTGTCGGGGCGCTGAGTCGCGCCGGCGCAGGGCCAGCAGCGCCAACAGGCCCAGCACCGAGGGCGTGGGCACGGCGCTGCAGCCTCCACCCGCGAGCGAGCGGTTGTCATCCAGCACCCGCCAGGTGTGCTCGACGGGCGTGGGATCCACGTTGCCCGCGGCGTCCACCGCGCGAGCGCGCAGCGTGTGCTGGCCCGGAGTGACGACGTAGGTGTCCTCACAGGGCTGGTAGGGCCCGTCATCCAGGCTGCACTCGAAGCGGGCATCCGGATCGTTCGAGGAGAACTCGAACCCGGCGTTGGGGTTGGGGCCAATGGCGGGCGGGCCCCGGACGAGCGTGGTGTCGGGCGGCTCCGAGGTACAGACGGAGGGCTGGCCCTGGCAGCGATAGCCCGGCTCGATGGCGCACGCCGCGCCGCAGCCGTCGCCCGAGGCCGTGTTCGCGTCGTCACACGCCTCGCCCTGCTCGGTGAGGCCGTTGCCGCAGACATTGGCGACCACGCAGGTGTGGGTGGCCGGGCTGCACACGCCCTCACAGGCGTTGGATGAGGTGCACGCCTGGCCCAGGCTCAGGCGGCAGCGGGGCGAACATGCATCACCGTCCTCCAGGTTGCCGTCGTCGCACGCCTCGGTGCCCGCCACCTGGCCGTCACCGCACGAGGTGACGCACACGCTGGGTGCCCCGCTGCAGTAGTAGCCCGTCTCCTGCTGGCAGGTGGCACCGCAGCCATCGCCCGCCTGGGTGTTGTCGTCATCGCACTGCTCGCCGATGTCCGGCACGCCGTTGCCGCACACCTGGGTGCACTCCGTCCCCGGCGAGGGGCAGGTCCAGCCCGCTTCGATCTGGCACGTGCTGGAGCAGCCATCGCCCGACTTCGTGTTGCCGTGATCGCACTGCTCGGCGCCCGCCACGATGCCGTCACCGCAGAGGGTCGCACAGGTGCTCGGCGTACCGCTGCAGGAATAACCCGGATCCACGCGGCAGCCCGGCGAGCAGCCATCGCCCGCGCTCTTGTTGCCATCGTCGCAGGTCTCGTTCGCCTCCAGCACGCCATTGCCACACGTCTCGGCGCACACGGACGGAGCGCTCTGGGGCACGGAGCAGGCGTAGCCCGGCTCCACCCGGCACTCGGTGGCGCATCCATCCCCCGAGCTCAGGTTGCCGTCATCGCACTGCTCGCCCGGCTCGTGCGTGCCATTGCCACAGCTCTTCACGCACGGCGCTCCCGCGGTGGGGCACACATAGCCCAGCTCGAGGGTGCAGGCCGGCGAGCACCCATCTCCCAGGGAGACGTTGCCGTCGTCGCACAGCTCGCCCGGATCCATCCGGCCATTGCCACACACGGTGCCGCACACGGACGGCGCCCCGTGGCACTCATAGCCATTCTCCACACGGCACGCGGCGGAGCAGCCATCGGAGTTGAAGGTGTTGCCGTCATCGCACAGCTCACCCGGGTTGATGACGCCATCTCCGCACTTCTGGACACAGGCGCTGCCCGCGGTCGGGCACGCGTACCCTGCCTCCACCCGGCAGCGCGCATCACAGCCATCGCCCGTGGTCTGGTTGCCGTCGTCGCACTGCTCGCCCGGGTTGAGCGCGCCATTTCCACACGTCCGCGCGCACCGGCTGGGCTCGCCCGTACAGCCGTAGGCCGGCTCGATGCCGCAGGTGGCGCTGCAGCCGTCGTTGGAGGTGCTGTTGCCGTCATCGCACTCCTCGCGGGGAGAGATGACTCCGTCCCCACACCTGTCGTCGTACGCATCCACGAACAGGTAGCGGAAGGCGTTGGGCGGACCGCTGTCGTTTTCGTTGCACAGCTCCAGCCGGTTGAGGCCGGTGCGCCAGGGCGCCGTGGTGCCCAGCTCGCGGATGGTGTTCTTCTGCCAGGGCTGGCCCGCCGGTTGGCTGATGACGGTGGGGGTGAAACCCACGCCGTTCACCGACGCGGCCTCGAACTCGTTGTCGTTGAAGGTCGCCACGCGCATGCGGAAGCGCGAGAGCGTGGTGGTCGAGGGGATGATGAAGTCCTGGTACACGCAGGTGCTCGCTCCCAGAGGGGCCATGAAGCGCGCCGTCTGGACTTCCTGCGGCCAGTCGCTCGCCGTGCGCTCGCCCGTGGTGGCGCCCGTGGTGGTGCCCCGGTAGAACCAGTGCGGATCCGCCACGGTTCCCTCCAGGCGGCGGTTGTTCGCGTCCACGCCCGTGTTGAACAGCGTCACGCCCGCGCGCACGCACCGGCTCGGAGAGCCCGCGCACGCCTGGCCCGGCTCCACCTCGCACAGGCGGTTGCAGCCGTCGCCGTCGAAGCGGTTGCCGTCGTCGCAGATCTCCTGCGCGTAGTTCGGGTAGGAGCGGTTGTCGAGCGTGCCATTGCCGCACGAGGACAGGTCGCACGTCGCGGAGCAGCCGTTGCCGTTGTCCACGGTGTTGCCGTCGTCGCACAGCTCGCCCGAGTTGACCACGCCGTTGCCGCACAGGCTCGCCACGGAACACGGCTTGCCGGGGATGTGACAGAGGAAGCCGGCCTCCAGCGTGCCGGTGGCGCTACAGCCGTCACCGTCCTGGGTGTTGCCGTCGTCACATTGCTCGCCGGGCTGCAGCTTGCCGTCCGCGACGAGGGCCTGGCTGACCCGCGTGAGCAGGGCAGGGGAGGCGGAGGGCGGCTCCTGCTGCGTCTGGCAGCCCACCGAGGTGAAGAGGAGGGTGAGCCCGACAAGCGCCGGGCGCGTCCATGCTGTCTTGGGATGCATGTTCATGGTTGGTTTCACCTGGCGGTGTCGGAGTTGGGTGTGCCCTGCTGGGTTTCCACGCCCTCGGCGTCGCCGACGATGTGGAACTCCACGCGGCGGTTCTTCGCGCGGCCATCCTTGGTGGTGTTGTCCGCGAGGGGCTTCGCCGGGCCGAAGCCCCTCGCCTGGAGCCGCTCGCGCGGGATGCCCTTGCCCTCGAGGTACTTCACGACGGACTCGGCGCGACGCCGCGACAGCTCGGTGTTGTACTGCGCGTTGCCCTGGTTGTCGGAGTGGCCCTCCACGCGCATCCGCTCGATCTCCGGGTGCTCGCGGAGAATGGAGGCCACGTCATCCAGCAGCTTGTAGCTGCGCCTGTCGATGACGTCCTTGTTCACCTCGAAGTAGACGGACTCGAGGATGTCGAGGCGTCCCGTCTCCAGGCGCACGCGCTGCTTCTGCTTGCAGCCGTTGTTCTTCTGGGTGCCGGGCTCGTCCGGGCAGTTGTCCAGCCGGTCGACGATGCTGTCCCCATCGCGATCCTTGTCCGGGCAGCCCTTGTTCGCCGCCACTCCGGCCTCGTTCGGGCAGGCGTCCCGTGCGTCGGCCACGCCGTCCCCGTCGTTGTCGGGATCCGGGCAGCCGTCCTCGTCCTGGAAGCCGTCCTTGTCCTCGGTCTGCTGGGGGCAGCGATCCTTCGAGTCGGTGATGCCGTCACCGTCCGAGTCCGGCTCATCCGGGCAGCCGTCGCCGTCCTCGAAGCCGTTGACGTTCTCCGCCTGCCGCGGGCAGCGATCCACCAGGTTGAGCAGACCATCGCCATCGTCGTCCTTGTCCGGGCAGCCACCCAGCTGCTCGAGGCCCGCGTCCCGGGGGCACTGGTCCGCGCGGTTCTTCACGCCATCGCCATCCGCGTCCAGCTCGGGGCAGAGCGCCACCGGGTACGACTGGCCCTCCACGCACACGGGCTTGTCCTCCGGCGCGAAGGCCACCCCCGCGAGCACGCGGACGGCGGGCGTGCCCACCGTGGTGCCGAAGCCCGGGCCGCCCATGGCGTACAGCTCCACGGGGCCCACCGGGGCGCGCACGCCGAGCAGGGCCTCCATCGACAGGGGGGAGCGCGCCAGGGGCGCCGTGCCCCGCAGGAGCAGTTCGCCCTTCACCTTCTTCACCAGCGGGCCGGTGACGTTGACGCCGCCGTTGAGCTCCACGCCCAGCTCAT
Coding sequences within it:
- a CDS encoding AAA-like domain-containing protein, yielding MSDTHLYTVGGTVQAGGGVYLARRADSEMVALCRAGTFAFVLTARQMGKSSLMVRTAEQLYEEDIRSVIIDLTRIGKQVTADQWYVGLLVVLQEQLELSTDAAEWWSRHREQGPVQRLTRFLEEVVLAEVQQRVVVFVDEIDTTLGMGFTDDFYAAIRYLYNTRASNPELARLSFVLVGVATPGDLIQDEKRTPFNLGQRVELTDFTLEEAAPLAEGLAESAADGQRTLEWVLEWTGGHPYLTQRLCQALVDEQQRTGGGAWTRQGVWQVVERTFFAEKSFQDNNLVFVRDMLTRRAPDPERVLRTYQDIRRGRRVLDEERALVKAHLKLSGVVRREGEVLRVRNAIYERVFTVAWARSLLPVDWQVVRRVSLTTLGLVIVVVSVLLPAFVLLSIELRETQSARQQAESARLATTQELDEARKVGEAARAALQQAVEKAQKIQTEAQRLQQETKRLQEDASHAKREADRFRKDAQRLQEEASQAQENKILAEQETTRARLQVDQQRREAASYVFLNQADATLRAASSDLSLSTALFMEAARIHASSEAMDLLVRALVQLRGARTRLAHGGNVLAVAFSPDGRWVLSAGEDKTARLWDASTGSQRLVLRHADAVTAVAFSPDGQSVATASDDGTARLWSTATGQPLGKPRPHAGSVNAVAFSPDGQSVATASDDGTARLWSTATGQPLARPLKHLRRVTAVAFSPDGKLLATASTDNTVRLWNTATGESQSVPLLHQLPVNAVAFSPDGKFMATACDDKTTRLWEVATREPSVVLLPGQILTHDKAVTSVAFSPDGRSVATASGDKTARLWEVDTGRQLVLLPHGQSVNAVAFSPDGQSVAAASDDKHAWLWRVTPSSPPVLPPRDKAVTALAFGPDGQTVVMASEDNAARLWRVDKGELLHEPLRHDARLRAVAFSPDGQGVATASEDKTARLWETATGRQRARLLHDDAINAVTFSPDGQSVATASDDSTARLWSTATGQLLAGPFPHEGPVTAVAFSPDGKLLATASHYTVRLWSTATGEPLGRPLRHDTLVTALAFSPDGQRLATASDDNAVRVWDMATGSQRSLLSHPNTVNAVAFSPDGRSVATGSEDDSARLWDVATGHRLSRLPHEGRVLAVAFSPDGRSLITASEDGTTRSWPVRLEDWFVLACSLLPRNVKPEEWPVDVGEVVPYRKTCPDLP
- a CDS encoding tetratricopeptide repeat protein, which codes for MLFGRKTPPSRSELIVAADRARSKGKLKRAISGYRKALELEPKDPAVLGKLAPLLARTNETEASLKLFREAAQVHLDKGFADKALAVYTQAAETFPAQVALWQQVSRMHLEKGRQADAVRMLLRGRFALQRKHERPQAIILLREALKLDPSLFAPRLDLARLLARQKQPAEAQALIEPMLHLTGAQLRQVRWTQLCIAPGFGNAWSWLRAALSGR
- a CDS encoding DUF4215 domain-containing protein, which codes for MNMHPKTAWTRPALVGLTLLFTSVGCQTQQEPPSASPALLTRVSQALVADGKLQPGEQCDDGNTQDGDGCSATGTLEAGFLCHIPGKPCSVASLCGNGVVNSGELCDDGNTVDNGNGCSATCDLSSCGNGTLDNRSYPNYAQEICDDGNRFDGDGCNRLCEVEPGQACAGSPSRCVRAGVTLFNTGVDANNRRLEGTVADPHWFYRGTTTGATTGERTASDWPQEVQTARFMAPLGASTCVYQDFIIPSTTTLSRFRMRVATFNDNEFEAASVNGVGFTPTVISQPAGQPWQKNTIRELGTTAPWRTGLNRLELCNENDSGPPNAFRYLFVDAYDDRCGDGVISPREECDDGNSTSNDGCSATCGIEPAYGCTGEPSRCARTCGNGALNPGEQCDDGNQTTGDGCDARCRVEAGYACPTAGSACVQKCGDGVINPGELCDDGNTFNSDGCSAACRVENGYECHGAPSVCGTVCGNGRMDPGELCDDGNVSLGDGCSPACTLELGYVCPTAGAPCVKSCGNGTHEPGEQCDDGNLSSGDGCATECRVEPGYACSVPQSAPSVCAETCGNGVLEANETCDDGNKSAGDGCSPGCRVDPGYSCSGTPSTCATLCGDGIVAGAEQCDHGNTKSGDGCSSTCQIEAGWTCPSPGTECTQVCGNGVPDIGEQCDDDNTQAGDGCGATCQQETGYYCSGAPSVCVTSCGDGQVAGTEACDDGNLEDGDACSPRCRLSLGQACTSSNACEGVCSPATHTCVVANVCGNGLTEQGEACDDANTASGDGCGAACAIEPGYRCQGQPSVCTSEPPDTTLVRGPPAIGPNPNAGFEFSSNDPDARFECSLDDGPYQPCEDTYVVTPGQHTLRARAVDAAGNVDPTPVEHTWRVLDDNRSLAGGGCSAVPTPSVLGLLALLALRRRDSAPRQRGP
- a CDS encoding OmpA family protein; translated protein: MLGTWSALAQDSSIPGFELERLQLNPGARDSLVLSTGDQLRQGRYRLALTGHWELNPLVLVENGKRSAVIVSDRVTGHLSGAYALHDWLELGAQVPVVGQWAGNPGSVGLSAPSSFALGTPWVQGRARLLSEANADALDLGLHLGVALPLGSAEALTRDEGFTFTPRVGLGKQLGAGWRVGADVGALVRTKTYVLTSGTSQPRDELGVELNGGVNVTGPLVKKVKGELLLRGTAPLARSPLSMEALLGVRAPVGPVELYAMGGPGFGTTVGTPAVRVLAGVAFAPEDKPVCVEGQSYPVALCPELDADGDGVKNRADQCPRDAGLEQLGGCPDKDDDGDGLLNLVDRCPRQAENVNGFEDGDGCPDEPDSDGDGITDSKDRCPQQTEDKDGFQDEDGCPDPDNDGDGVADARDACPNEAGVAANKGCPDKDRDGDSIVDRLDNCPDEPGTQKNNGCKQKQRVRLETGRLDILESVYFEVNKDVIDRRSYKLLDDVASILREHPEIERMRVEGHSDNQGNAQYNTELSRRRAESVVKYLEGKGIPRERLQARGFGPAKPLADNTTKDGRAKNRRVEFHIVGDAEGVETQQGTPNSDTAR